CTACAGGAAAGCACTAGAGGTAAATGTGGagttaatttgttttgtatttccCAGTACAAAAAAGACCATTGCAGGAAGTgttattgattttgattttgtggcttttgtttttcattaggTGTTCCCAGAGTTTGCTGCAGCTCATTCTAACCTGGCCAgtgtcctgcagcagcagggaaAACTCCAGGAGGCCCTTATGCATTACAAGGAGGCCATCAGGTCTGTAAAGCTGTGCTACTGGCGTTCAGAGGTTCATGTTGTGTTCAAGTTATTGTGTAGTCCtttgttttgattaaaatattcaGTACTTCATGAAATTTAAAAGCCAGTCCAATCAGGATAAAGATGTTTTGTTCTTTAGAATCAGTCCCACATTTGCTGATGCCTACTCAAACATGGGAAATACACTGAAGGAAATGCAGGACGTACAGGGAGCGCTGCAATGTTACACTCGCGCCATCCAGATCAACCCTGCATTTGCTGATGCTCACAGCAATTTGGCCTCCATCCACAAGGTAGGAACAGTTTCTGATTTTAATTTGGGTTGCCTTTTAGATTTTACTACTCTGTATTCGCAATAGCCCGTGCTACACTCATTGTGCATTATGGCTCTCTATTAATGCTCTTGTAAAGTTAAACATTACCATTTGTGGATTGTACTATATTTACATTTGTCAAGTAATTTTGGTTTTATATTATTTGTCTACTAATAGGATTCTGGAAACATCCCAGAGGCCATTGCATCTTACCGCACAGCCTTGAAACTCAAGCCAGACTTCCCTGACGCTTACTGCAACCTGGCACATTGCTTGCAGGTTTTTATTCACTCCTATATTTGAAACTGATACTTGCATGACATTAACGGTCAATTAGGATGTGGTTTTTAACTCTTGTCCTTTCTCTCTTCCAGATCGTGTGTGACTGGACAGATTATGACGAGCGGATGAAAAAGCTTGTCAGCATTGTGGCCGACCAGCTTGATAAGAATCGCTTGCCTTCAGTGCATCCACACCACAGCATGCTGTATCCACTATCTCACGGTTTCCGCAAGGCCATTGCTGAACGCCACGGAAACCTTTGTCTGGACAAGGTACACGCACTGATCCAAGCAAGTAAAATTTTACATATTTTGGAGGGGGGTGGAAGGTGGCTGGTGATGTCAATGGCTGCAGAAGTATTGGTAAGGTGGGGGATGGGAGACATTGGGGATGTGTTGTTATTTGGAGAAACAGAAGTGAATGCTGATGGTGGATAGGTGCCTACAGGGATTGATGATATGTTTTAATGGTTAAACATGATTTGAGGTGATTCTGTTGTAGTTTTTCATGGCTTACTGTCAGTCTGCAATTGCCGCAGTGTGTCTTTGTAGCTGGAGTTGTGTACTTACACAGCTGCTTCTTTTGTAGATCAACGCGTTACACAAACCTGCCTACGAGCATCCGAAGGACCTGAAGGCCAGTGGCGGACGTCTACGCATCGGTTACGTCAGCTCTGACTTTGGAAACCATCCGACTTCCCACCTGATGCAGTCCATTCCTGGAATGCATAATCCTGAGAAGTTTGAAGTGAgcaatttgaatttaatttgaaatgattatgaatttatttacagaaatgaTCCATGACCTAACACGTgtgagtttattttcttcttctataaGGTGTTCTGTTACGCACTCAGCCCCGATGACAGCACCAATTTCCGTGTGAAAGTGATAGCAGAAGCTCATCATTTCACAGACCTCTCACAGGTGATCTTTAAACCTGAATTTGCTTTTTAGCACTAAACATAAAATTATCTCTTAAACTTAGGAAAGTTAAGTTTAGGTAATTagtgatttaaaatatttcattctatCTGGACCCTCCTGTAGATTCCTTGCAACGGGAAGGCAGCTGATCGTATTCACCAGGATGGAGTCCACATCCTGGTCAACATGAATGGATACACAAAGGGGGCCCGAAACGAGCTGTTTGCCCTCCGCCCTGCCCCGGTTCAGGTGAGTGTGAGTTTTATCAGTGTGAGGTGTAAATAGTTGCGTATTCAGGCATTACTGCTTGCAATGAGAAATGTAACCTTTAATTGTTCTTCCCTGTTCCCCAGGCCATGTGGTTGGGTTACCCTGGAACTAGCGGGGCCCCCTTCATGGACTACATCATCACTGACAAGGAGACGTCACCTGTCGAGGTTGCTGAGCAGTATTCTGAGAAACTGGCCTACATGCCCAACACCTTTTTCATTGGCGACCACGCCAACATGTTCCCTCACCTGAAGGTCGGCCTGACTTcactctgctgctgtttgatcTATGAGCACCAGTATCtgacgttttttttgttttgtttcacccACAGAAAAAGGCAGTGATTGATTTCAAATCCAATGGACACATATTTGACAACCGTATTGTTCTTAATGGAATTGAGCTGAAGGTCTTCTTAGACAGTCTGCCAGACGTGAAAGTGATAAAAGTGAGTTAAATATCCCGAAACACAGGGATGCAATACTGATGTACTGTATACTTTCAGCGAATTCAGTCACTTGTAGTTATTTTAATGACCTACTCATAAGTGTTATACTATTTGTTCATATTAGCGACTAATAACTCTGTTTCCTGTGACCAGATGAAGTGTGACAACAACCAGGAATCTTCTGGGGAGACCAATGGAGCTCTGGCCATGCCTGTGATCCCCATGAACACAGCAGCTGAAGCAATCATCAATATGATCAACCAAGGCCAAATCCAGATTACAATCAATACCTTCCAAATCAGCAATGGCCTGGCAACTACTCAGGTATGTCGACCCGGGATGTCATTGTCTTCTAAATGCAGTTCTTTACGAGTGACTTTCCAAACTCTCTCCCTTTAATTATTTGAATAGAACAATATCGAGGCCTCTCTGTCTTGTATTACATTATTTCAAATTCCCTGTTTTAGATCAATAACAAAGCTGCTACCGGGGAGGAAGTGCCGCGAACAATCGTCGTGACGACTCGCTCCCAATATGGTCTGCCAGAAGACTCCATTGTTTACTGCAACTTCAACCAGCTCTACAAGATTGACCCCCCAACTCTTCAGATGTGGGCAAATGTATGTTTGGTGGACTTTATGCTTGTATTAGctgttattataaaatataaaaagaggGCTAAGTTCCTTCTGTTGACTTTAACAATGTTGTTTCAAATTCCCTTTTCCCTGCAGATCTTGAAGCGTGTGCCCAACAGTGTGCTGTGGCTTCTTCGTTTTCCTGCTGTTGGCGAGCCCAATATCCAGCAGTATGCTCAGAACATGGGTTTGCCCAGCTCTCGCATCATTTTCTCGCCCGTGGCCCCCAAAGAGGAGCATGTGAGGAGGGGTCAACTCGCTGATGTGTGCCTAGATACTCCACTTTGCAATGGTCACACCACAGGCATGGATGTTCTGTGGGCTGGAACGCCCATGGTCACAATGCCAGGTTAGGACAAAGCCCTTGATTCACAATAAGTGTGAAATGTCTCACTGTGATACTAAAAATTGTTCAGATATCCTTGATAAAATAGCTTGTAGATGTTACTAATTTTCATGTTCAGGCTGTTACTAATTGTAACTTTCTGTGAAGGTGAGACCCTTGCCTCCCGTGTGGCTGCTTCACAACTCCACAGTCTGGGTTGTCTTGAGCTAATAGCCCAGAGTCGCCAGGACTATGAGGACATTGCAGTGAAACTTGGCTCTGACATGGAATAGTACGTAAAGACTGATCTGAATTCTTTTcagaaatgttcatttcaagtcgatctgttttgaataaaatcaactttTGTAGGAAAAGCTTAAAGATGCtttacctctcatccaagaggcatCTTCAGTTCTGAACGGCTGGTGGTGACTTCCAGATATTTAATGGAAGTTGTTGAGGTTGTTCAATCATAATGAATTGTTGAAACTGAGTCATCGGTTGAGGTTATTCAGCAGAGATATGTACCTTCATTGGCTGGATGATGGGGAATCATCAAGCATCGTAATTTCAAgtctcaccttttttttttcttcctcagccTGAAGATGGTCAGAGCACGTGTTTGGAAGCAGCGAATCTGCAGCCCTCTTTTCAATACAAAGCAGTACACATCTGACCTGGAGAGGCTGTATCTGCAGATGTGGGAGCACCATAGCAATGGCAACAAGCCAGAACACCTGGTCCAAACAGTAGAGACCAGCGAAAATGCCTGAAACACAAGCATGCAGattctttaccccccccccccacagccctGTCCAGCCCATcccatttattttctaaaagtTATTGGCACCTGAGCTTGTGATGATCACGTTCCACTCCAGTCTCCTCCTCCTGAAGAATCGCCTTCATATCTCATTTACAGTTAATAGgactttttattatttgtaaatGAGCCAACAGATGTTCACATtacccccccgccgccccccaaTCCCATTTTTCTTTGCGTCATGCATATGCATTTCCTGAGCCAGATTGAGCCTGAGACTTTCAGGCAGCTCCTCTGAGACTCACGTCTGAAAACATAGTATATTTGGTGAACATGAGGGTTGTGACTGCAGTGCTTACCCCTCCTGCACTTGGAACCCTGGGATTTTTCCCCTCATCTTCATGTTCACACCGGAAAAATTGCAGCTTATGGAAGGAATGCCAGTCATTACTTGTTGATCTATTTATAAATGGATTAAgagtgttgtttgttttaaagggACAAGGGTTTTCCATGAACATTGTAACTCTGGCTTACGTTTTCTCATGTTTGACATGCAGGTATAAAAATAGGTTGCAATAGCTTACAAGTTTGTCTTAAACTATTATAAATTGCTGCAATGACTACATGTGTCAAGGAGCATGGTCTACGTGGAGAGACTTTCCACTCAAATACCAGTTTAAATTTTGTTGCCAATTGAGGAATATATTAAGTAGCCATTGTCCTGTGTTATGTCACTCTATTCTAGTGAAGGTGATTGAACAAAACTTAACATTACTTTCATTTAATTGAAATTGGTCTAAATTTAAGTTTAAGTGTCAGAGCTGTTCACAAATTGATATTGTTTCTATCACTCAAACCAGGAACGGCCTAGGTAAGTATTTTCTAagcaatttttctttttgtattgtcTGTTAACTGTATGCTGTCAATGATGCCATAAGGCTAAAAgtataattaaagaaaataaagaggagAAACTGTACTGTCTTCTGTCAGATGATCCTGATATTGGtattaataaatattcaaaccaaaacaacttttgttgtcatgttgtaAAATGTAGTATAGGTCAGGACATCATTACCGTGTGGACACACATGGAGAAATTACTTAATAGCtgcttgtgtgtatttttgccTGTTATACCTCCTTGACATGTGGACCCATTACATTAAAGTACTTTTTCAGTTTAGTCTTCTACATGTTTTTTCCCCCTATAATTCTGAAAGCATTAAATCCAAAAACTGCATTCAAAACTGGTGTTCACATATTTTACATTAGTTTAAACAATTCTAATTATTGACAAGTATCCAGTGTTGCAGCAATGAAAGTTTAGATTGTAGCTTTTTAAGAACTACTGTTAAAAGCACAAGCAAGGACTAAGTCTTgtataaaaggagaaaaaaaatgcccCCAATCTTAGATCGGTAGATACTTGATTTATCCCGAAAGAATTGCAATTTGGTGCTTCAAAACAGTTGTAAGAAACTTTGTTGTGAATGACTGAAGTTTATTGCCATTGCACATAAAATCATGGTTCCATGGACAATGAGATGAGGACTATACCTCTAGGTGCATTTGTAACAAGTGcatttttcttgtgttgttATAAGCTATGTGTAATTTTAATGATTAAGTGTGAACCACAGGACATCCTGAGCAGGAGAACGTTGTGTACTGGAGTCTGCACACAGAGGACTGACTCATCAATACAAGACTTAGTGCAGCTCAAGAAAAATGTGACGCTGATAATCCAGCTCAAGCTGGTCCAACAAAATATTAGTGTGCAACATCTTTTGGTCCGTGTCTTGCTATGAAATTGTCTGTTAATGTGATTAGGCACTTTATAGAGAGAAGCTGATTGATTACGTCATACCCcggtgtattgtaattgtttttgtgtgttcgtccgtgtgttagtccaccaaatatcttcgtaaccgttgcagatagaaagatgaaacaaaaagcacattactcgggtggcaaaggggatgaaaatgagatgatgaccttgagaaaactacgtcaaggtcaaatttcaacttccgTACAtctttttgcacatatctcaggaaccggatagctAGTGCTTCTATCTATGGTCTTTTTTCATGTGTGCATACCAACTACCTAACTAATTTGttgcagaaaacactgaaagTACAAGAGTTATTAAACCACGTGCACATTCTACTATTAATAGACAGTCTCTTaagttttcccaaggtcaagatcatcttATCGTGTTTGATTCCTTGAcctctgattattttcaaagtttttattGTCCGTCTCCAGAATGCTTCACCTTAAAAGATACAAAATGGtaagttgacattgacctatgaaaatgagacgatgaccttgagaaaactaggtcaaggtcaaattttgatttttgtaaattttttgcacgtatctcaggaactggataagagaaagacgaaacaaaaggcgttatattcagggtgGCAAGAGGATGAAAATTGGATCAAGACCttcaccttgaaaaactaggtcaaggtcaaattttcactttcataccttttcaggtacacatctcggaaaacctgatgagatatcatcacaaaatgaaaagcaacattttcaggaagccagaagcacaaaaaatgtgatgatgtcgctggatgttgtagtctctgactgccttgttgatttattgattgatgttTGAAGATGACTGAGGAGAATTCAGAGCTCCACAGGTATCACCCATAGCTCCAGTTGATAAAAAGTACAAGCTAAAATTTTCATGCTGCAACACTCAAGATGAGTAAAAAAGAGTAAGAAAGAGagtaaaaaagagtaaaaaggtaaaaaagagAGTAAAAAAGATATTAATCCACACCCTTTTCTGAGTAGAATCAACTGTAACTTGGCCCAGGATACAACCCAACACAACTCTTATCCTGTAGCCGATCACAGCTTTTCAGGATACATTATGAGAAAACAAACGGACGTGACGTAACGTCACTAATTTGCCTGGGTGGAGCCTGAGTGTCACGTGTCTTCCTAAGACTGATTCGATTGGTCAAAGTCTTCCTGACAACTTCCGTCATAGTAAAGCACCAGATTTAAATTTACCGTAgctcttctgtttttttatgtccGTTTCTTCACATGAGGAAACGCATTTGGTAATTACGtctattttgaaatatatttaatcaatattatAATATAGTCCACGTAATGTATTCTATCGAAGAACACTGAACCACGAACAAAGAAAGTATTCCGAGCACAGCAAGCAGGTGAACCGGTTCGGAGCTAGCTAACTTTACAGAAGCTCATATTTATTTCAACCATCAGTTCACATAGTTTTGTGGTCTTGTGAGGTTGTTATCTGTGACACAGTgggttagcattagcactggactaaatgttaaatgatttAACTGTGCTGTATTGTGTTGTGTACCGTTTTAACAGACCTGAAGAAACTATGAATGATGACACTTGCAAGTTATTTGAAAGAGTCGCTCAGAAGATGGGCTGGACGGCGGAGGGCGGCCTGGACACAGCGGAGACAAAGGTTGGTCCCCCAATTCATcagctagagaaacaaaaacGTTCAGCAACACATCAATATTGAGATATAGAGATAGACATATGTTAAAACattgtattatcttttccttATATTCAAGACTgcattacaataaaatacattttactgtgtatatatttttgtgATCAGACTGTTTTAGCAGTTAAACCATTGACCTTACCCAAGTGATCAATATATGAATCTACAGCACATAACTTTAGTTATGTGTATTCAGATGACAAAGCACTATCGcacagtttttttcttcttctcaaaaACGAATTAAAAGTTCTGTAACCGAATGATGAATAGGCTGAAGCCATGGTTTATCACTGATGATTAATATAGACATATCACTGATGATTATTCATCCCAAATCTCACTGTGTTGAAACATATTCATATAATCATTTACACAATGTTGTCAGCTTTGAGGCATTTTGCCCACAGTTTCATCGTCCTAATGAGTTgtatgtaaatttttttttttttaattatatagaCTGTGATGAATAACCATAAAGATATATACCTTTCCAGTTACTGGAATAAGATTATAGTCAATTGAAAGATGTAGCAATTAATCGATGAAttaatttacagtttattaATGTGTATCTGTTATTTCAagcacaaataaacattttctgtgCTACTACTTAATTGTAATAGTCCTACATCAAAACAAACTTACTGTGTTGTCACTGTGACCTATTTAAACAAGAATtttggaactttttaaaaaagaattcatTGTTAAAATAGTAAATCAGCTAATCGTGATGTTGGTGATTTTTTTACAAGTTataatgattgtttgtcttgaTTGTCCCTAGCTCCTCAGGACCATAGACAAGACCCGACATGTTGCAACAAGTGGTAATTGGTCTGTGCATCGATCTGGCTCACCCATATGCTTCGCCATTTCTGACAGTGAAGATGAGCTTGACAAGGAGAACAAATTCTCCAAGGGCAATCATTGCCAAAAAAAGTCTCTGGTTGAGTCTAGTGATGAAGACGACTTTGACCAGTGTAAGTTAATCACCAGTGAATACATAAATTGTTAAATTTTAAGTCTGCTTGTGAGttaacttgttttttattttgatttcttaGTTCTTACGAGAAAAGCCACACCAAAAGCTAAACCTGCACCACGGAAACCATATAGTGCTTCAAAGAAATACAGGTGTGAAACTGGTATCCACTGAGAAACAATTTATTGAAAGAAGTTATTGACTTgtctttaatctgttttttagTCCAAACGTCATTGGAGGGAGTTCAGATGATGATGGCAGCTTTGAGACATGTAAGTTGACCCTATTGTTGGGTTAGGTGTTTCTGTGTCGATAACCACTGACAATTTATCAAATTCTAACATTATTCAAATGATACAGGAAACATTTAAAGTctgttgtattatttttttcccatatATACTGACTTTGCATATTGAAGTTTTGCAACGAGCGAAAACCCCAAACACCAAGCCGAAGAAAATATCAGGAAGCGGGAGTGAAGATAGGTGAGATTTATGGTTATGTTTCTCtgcaaattcaaataaatgttcgAAAAATATCTGtttcaaatttatttcactttaaagCCTCAAAGATTTTATTGTGGATGATGACTCATCAGATGACTTTGTTTCAACGAAATCATCACTTAAAGGTAACGTTGATTAACCTCATTAGTAGTTAAGTTTTATTATGCCATCACATAACTATGTGTGTAATGGTGATGTTTTGTATGATGTGATTTGACAGTGACTACAAAGAGTAATATTCCAGCATCCAAGCATCTATGGAGAAAGCCACTATCTCAGTGTGACTCCCCAGTCTTTGTtagtgatagtgatgatgatgataataaaactGTGAAGAGTACTTGGAGGACTCGTCACACAAAGCACCCGGCAAAGGCTGACGTCTCTAACGCTCTGCTGTGTAATAAAGATGAGAATCTGCCCTCACTGCCTTCCTCTTCGCCCTGCAAAAATGTGTCATCAATGGCAGTTTCCAAACGCACGCTCTCAGCGCCTCCTGTGCTGGAGGAGTCGGCCAGTTCAGATGAAGAGTTCATTTCCCTGCTGGAgagactgaaaaagaaaaacaaattcatagGCACTTCACTCTCGACTGATGATGCACAAGgtaattgttttatttggatattcacattttgtgtctgttgtttttcattctaTCTGTGAGGTTGATGTctatgattttgttttgttcttaaaTTTAGAATCCACCATGGGGCCTCCTGCGCCAGTTCCTCTTCTAAAGGGACTCACAACACCAGCCTCTAAATCATTAGCTGAATCCACTTCACGTGTGATGACACCTACAAACTCTACCATCATTAAGCCCACAGTCAGCCAGTCAGAGCCCAAGCCCACCAGCAGGTAGTCCAGTGTGGTAGTCAGTTTGTATTTGCTCTCCCCACCAGCCAGTTAGAACTGAAGAATGAAATGAGAGGTGGCACATCTTCAAGCTTCAGTGTTCAATCTGAAGTTCCACTGCTTCGGAATCAACACTGATTATTTGGACCATATTCTCTCCCTGCAGGGCGCCTGTATGCAAGACTCCAGGGTGTTTCCTGCTGTCTTTATCGAACCCTAGAACAGGCTATGGGCTCAGTTTtaagcagaagaaggaagagctGACGAGCAAACTCTACCAGCTCTACAACACCAGTGTGTTTGACAACAAGGTGTGAActgttcttttgtttcatttcaagtttattttaaatgcagaaatatttacagtatattttttctttcttttataaACATATATGTaacatatattttataatataatatgtaatatacacatgtatatatatgtatatatgaaatatatacatatacatatatacaaatgTATGTTTATGTACATGtgcatacatttatatatatacatatacagtatattctttcttttatttctgtgtcgTGATTTCTAGCTCCCAACCAACATGTCAGTTACTTGGAATAAGAAGATGCGTAAAACAGCTGGGTACTGCGTCACTGGGCAAAAGCAAGGTGGAGGCAATCGCTACAGCCGCATTGAACTATCAGAGAAAGTCTGTGATTCTGCAGGTGATACTTTTATGGAGCCACGTGGCAATcgtgtgttctgtctgtctcAGCGTAAATATGTGATTTAATGCGTCATGTGTAAAAGCTGTCTGTTTATAATCACCACCACCTCTTTGCTACCCCCTCCTAGACCGTCTCAGGGACACACTGATCCATGAGATGTGTCACGCTGCAACCTGGTTGATTAATGGCATTAGGGACGGCCACGGGAGCATCTGGAAGCTGTACGCTCGCAAGGCCACAGTGGCACATCCCGAGCTGCCCATGGTTACCCGCTGCCACACTTATGACATCAAATATAAATTTCAGTATCAGTGTACTCGCTGCCAAAATACGTACGTCCGACTGACATCACACCAGTTACATCCATGCAGGTCATATCACCTTTCGTGTTAATCTGTGCATTTTACCATTCTCCAGGATCGGCCGTCATTCCAAGTCGCTGGACACGCAGAGGTTTGTCTGCGCCCTCTGCACGGGACAGCTGGTGTTACTGACGCCTTCAAAGACACGTGCTCCAACACCTTTTGCCAACTTTGTCAAAGAGAATTATGGGAATGTTCGACAAGAGTTAACAGGACAAAGCCACGCAGAAGTTATGCGAAAACTTAGTGCCGATTTTGCATCCAAGTCGAAACTCAGTCAAAGCTGAGAGCACAAAGATCTCTGTTGCTAAAGCTGTAGCTTAAACACAACCTCATGGAATCTGTACAAattcaaaaatatctcaggTAGCCAACCTTTGAGAACGACGTCCAAGGTGAGCCATGATTTTGTGATTGAATGTTCTatatttttggttgttgttATGTCTTTGTCAGTAtgtgatgatggattagatcTGCTGTACCTGGAAAACCTGAGCTGTTTGTGC
The Antennarius striatus isolate MH-2024 chromosome 10, ASM4005453v1, whole genome shotgun sequence genome window above contains:
- the LOC137602351 gene encoding UDP-N-acetylglucosamine--peptide N-acetylglucosaminyltransferase 110 kDa subunit isoform X1 — its product is MATSVGNVADSTEPTKRMLSFQGLAELAHREYQSGDFEAAERHCMQLWRQEPDNTGVLLLLSSIHFQCRRLDRSAHFSTLAIKQNPMLAEAYSNLGNVYKERGQLQEAIEHYRHALRLKPDFIDGYINLAAALVAAGDMEGAVQAYVSALQYNPELYCVRSDLGNLLKALGRLEEAKACYLKAIETQPNFAVAWSNLGCVFNAQGEMWLAIHHFEKAVTLDPNFLDAYINFGNVLKEARIFDKAVAGYLRALSLSPNHAVVHGNLACVYYEQGLIDLAIDTYRRAIELQPHFPDAYCNLANALKEKGNCPSQVSEAEECYNTALRLCPTHADSLNNLANIKREQGNIEEAVQLYRKALEVFPEFAAAHSNLASVLQQQGKLQEALMHYKEAIRISPTFADAYSNMGNTLKEMQDVQGALQCYTRAIQINPAFADAHSNLASIHKDSGNIPEAIASYRTALKLKPDFPDAYCNLAHCLQIVCDWTDYDERMKKLVSIVADQLDKNRLPSVHPHHSMLYPLSHGFRKAIAERHGNLCLDKVHALIQINALHKPAYEHPKDLKASGGRLRIGYVSSDFGNHPTSHLMQSIPGMHNPEKFEVFCYALSPDDSTNFRVKVIAEAHHFTDLSQIPCNGKAADRIHQDGVHILVNMNGYTKGARNELFALRPAPVQAMWLGYPGTSGAPFMDYIITDKETSPVEVAEQYSEKLAYMPNTFFIGDHANMFPHLKKKAVIDFKSNGHIFDNRIVLNGIELKVFLDSLPDVKVIKMKCDNNQESSGETNGALAMPVIPMNTAAEAIINMINQGQIQITINTFQISNGLATTQINNKAATGEEVPRTIVVTTRSQYGLPEDSIVYCNFNQLYKIDPPTLQMWANILKRVPNSVLWLLRFPAVGEPNIQQYAQNMGLPSSRIIFSPVAPKEEHVRRGQLADVCLDTPLCNGHTTGMDVLWAGTPMVTMPGETLASRVAASQLHSLGCLELIAQSRQDYEDIAVKLGSDMEYLKMVRARVWKQRICSPLFNTKQYTSDLERLYLQMWEHHSNGNKPEHLVQTVETSENA
- the LOC137602351 gene encoding UDP-N-acetylglucosamine--peptide N-acetylglucosaminyltransferase 110 kDa subunit isoform X5, which gives rise to MATSVGNVADSTGLAELAHREYQSGDFEAAERHCMQLWRQEPDNTGVLLLLSSIHFQCRRLDRSAHFSTLAIKQNPMLAEAYSNLGNVYKERGQLQEAIEHYRHALRLKPDFIDGYINLAAALVAAGDMEGAVQAYVSALQYNPELYCVRSDLGNLLKALGRLEEAKACYLKAIETQPNFAVAWSNLGCVFNAQGEMWLAIHHFEKAVTLDPNFLDAYINFGNVLKEARIFDKAVAGYLRALSLSPNHAVVHGNLACVYYEQGLIDLAIDTYRRAIELQPHFPDAYCNLANALKEKGNCPSQVSEAEECYNTALRLCPTHADSLNNLANIKREQGNIEEAVQLYRKALEVFPEFAAAHSNLASVLQQQGKLQEALMHYKEAIRISPTFADAYSNMGNTLKEMQDVQGALQCYTRAIQINPAFADAHSNLASIHKDSGNIPEAIASYRTALKLKPDFPDAYCNLAHCLQIVCDWTDYDERMKKLVSIVADQLDKNRLPSVHPHHSMLYPLSHGFRKAIAERHGNLCLDKVHALIQINALHKPAYEHPKDLKASGGRLRIGYVSSDFGNHPTSHLMQSIPGMHNPEKFEVFCYALSPDDSTNFRVKVIAEAHHFTDLSQIPCNGKAADRIHQDGVHILVNMNGYTKGARNELFALRPAPVQAMWLGYPGTSGAPFMDYIITDKETSPVEVAEQYSEKLAYMPNTFFIGDHANMFPHLKKKAVIDFKSNGHIFDNRIVLNGIELKVFLDSLPDVKVIKMKCDNNQESSGETNGALAMPVIPMNTAAEAIINMINQGQIQITINTFQISNGLATTQINNKAATGEEVPRTIVVTTRSQYGLPEDSIVYCNFNQLYKIDPPTLQMWANILKRVPNSVLWLLRFPAVGEPNIQQYAQNMGLPSSRIIFSPVAPKEEHVRRGQLADVCLDTPLCNGHTTGMDVLWAGTPMVTMPGETLASRVAASQLHSLGCLELIAQSRQDYEDIAVKLGSDMEYLKMVRARVWKQRICSPLFNTKQYTSDLERLYLQMWEHHSNGNKPEHLVQTVETSENA
- the LOC137602351 gene encoding UDP-N-acetylglucosamine--peptide N-acetylglucosaminyltransferase 110 kDa subunit isoform X7, with the translated sequence MACYLKAIETQPNFAVAWSNLGCVFNAQGEMWLAIHHFEKAVTLDPNFLDAYINFGNVLKEARIFDKAVAGYLRALSLSPNHAVVHGNLACVYYEQGLIDLAIDTYRRAIELQPHFPDAYCNLANALKEKGNCPSQVSEAEECYNTALRLCPTHADSLNNLANIKREQGNIEEAVQLYRKALEVFPEFAAAHSNLASVLQQQGKLQEALMHYKEAIRISPTFADAYSNMGNTLKEMQDVQGALQCYTRAIQINPAFADAHSNLASIHKDSGNIPEAIASYRTALKLKPDFPDAYCNLAHCLQIVCDWTDYDERMKKLVSIVADQLDKNRLPSVHPHHSMLYPLSHGFRKAIAERHGNLCLDKVHALIQINALHKPAYEHPKDLKASGGRLRIGYVSSDFGNHPTSHLMQSIPGMHNPEKFEVFCYALSPDDSTNFRVKVIAEAHHFTDLSQIPCNGKAADRIHQDGVHILVNMNGYTKGARNELFALRPAPVQAMWLGYPGTSGAPFMDYIITDKETSPVEVAEQYSEKLAYMPNTFFIGDHANMFPHLKKKAVIDFKSNGHIFDNRIVLNGIELKVFLDSLPDVKVIKMKCDNNQESSGETNGALAMPVIPMNTAAEAIINMINQGQIQITINTFQISNGLATTQINNKAATGEEVPRTIVVTTRSQYGLPEDSIVYCNFNQLYKIDPPTLQMWANILKRVPNSVLWLLRFPAVGEPNIQQYAQNMGLPSSRIIFSPVAPKEEHVRRGQLADVCLDTPLCNGHTTGMDVLWAGTPMVTMPGETLASRVAASQLHSLGCLELIAQSRQDYEDIAVKLGSDMEYLKMVRARVWKQRICSPLFNTKQYTSDLERLYLQMWEHHSNGNKPEHLVQTVETSENA